In one Aquificaceae bacterium genomic region, the following are encoded:
- a CDS encoding FAD:protein FMN transferase produces MKLLALLLFISLALSQERLFHLMGTYALIELPEGREYEAYRYMKSLEEKLSDYIQTSEVSAINQKAGQGCVEVSEDTLEVIKKALEVSKTTYGFFDITVGSYTINHRRKKLLGEKEARKLIDYRRLKIEANRVCLLEKGMAIDLGGIGKGYTVQKVYERLKTPWGFVSIAGDMKVWGHSRLLAIFNPVDNSILAQGHNAKDLCLSTGGNYFRRHILGRENSLVQATVAYSDCTITDALETALLAMDDESRERFLRENPHIGVLLLFRDGSLYVNRAFMDYFDGLRIYPEAP; encoded by the coding sequence GTGAAACTACTTGCTCTCCTGCTTTTTATATCCCTTGCCCTCTCTCAGGAAAGGCTTTTTCACCTCATGGGCACATACGCCCTTATAGAGCTTCCCGAGGGCAGAGAATACGAAGCCTACAGGTATATGAAAAGCCTTGAGGAAAAGCTATCCGATTACATACAGACCTCTGAAGTTTCGGCGATAAATCAGAAGGCAGGGCAGGGCTGCGTGGAGGTCTCCGAAGATACCCTTGAGGTCATAAAGAAAGCCCTTGAGGTATCAAAGACAACCTACGGCTTTTTTGACATCACCGTGGGTAGCTACACCATAAACCATAGAAGAAAGAAACTTCTCGGCGAGAAGGAGGCGAGGAAGCTGATAGATTACAGAAGGCTTAAGATTGAGGCAAACAGGGTCTGCCTTCTGGAAAAGGGTATGGCCATAGACCTTGGCGGTATAGGCAAGGGTTATACGGTGCAGAAGGTTTACGAGAGGCTAAAAACCCCATGGGGCTTTGTGTCCATAGCTGGAGACATGAAGGTATGGGGGCACAGCAGGCTTCTGGCAATCTTTAATCCAGTAGACAACTCCATACTGGCACAGGGCCACAACGCAAAAGACCTCTGCCTTTCTACAGGAGGCAACTACTTCAGAAGGCACATCCTTGGAAGGGAAAACAGCCTTGTTCAGGCAACGGTAGCCTATAGCGACTGCACAATTACCGACGCACTGGAGACTGCCCTCCTTGCTATGGATGACGAAAGCAGGGAAAGGTTTTTGAGGGAAAACCCCCATATTGGAGTTCTTCTCCTCTTTAGGGATGGAAGTCTTTATGTGAACAGGGCTTTTATGGACTACTTTGATGGGCTGAGGATATACCCAGAAGCTCCCTGA
- a CDS encoding glycosyltransferase family 4 protein — translation MIRVLQVVDGLGWGGTKEQTYLITRELSLRGIEVHVALSFQYELMVRKLREYPVKLHFFENHNRLSRLNLANYYRLWKILKEEEFDIVIANSPHALDFVRLSLLFLRKKPKVIAYKRTGKGSSQVSKLLKYSVADRIVVVDRTTLEKLRREGFFPERLVYIPSGLDLQRFRPVEKEKALEKRKELGIPPDWKVFINVANWNPEHKGQPLLIEAFSRLNCRDCILLLVGLQTDDYAPEYAKRYGLEGRLLGLGFREDVPELINMADFFVFSSYFEGVAGAVLQAMACGKLVISTLAGGIADYVKDGENALAVPVGDLHGLVQKMRRALGLSKEECESISRRAIETAREYSIEKTVDMYIELFRELLGISSAHQSSP, via the coding sequence ATGATTAGGGTTCTTCAGGTAGTGGACGGTCTTGGTTGGGGAGGGACAAAGGAACAGACATATCTGATAACGAGGGAGCTTTCTCTAAGGGGTATTGAGGTTCATGTGGCTCTCTCTTTCCAGTATGAGCTTATGGTGAGAAAGCTCAGAGAGTATCCCGTAAAGCTTCACTTCTTTGAAAACCACAACAGACTCTCCCGCCTCAACCTTGCAAACTACTACAGGCTCTGGAAGATACTCAAAGAGGAAGAATTTGATATAGTTATTGCCAACTCTCCCCATGCCCTTGACTTTGTGAGGCTATCCTTACTCTTTCTAAGGAAAAAGCCAAAGGTTATAGCTTACAAGAGGACGGGCAAGGGTTCCAGCCAAGTTTCCAAACTGCTAAAGTATTCAGTTGCAGACAGGATTGTGGTGGTGGACAGGACAACCCTTGAAAAACTAAGGCGTGAGGGCTTTTTTCCAGAGAGGCTCGTCTACATCCCCAGCGGTCTTGACCTTCAGAGGTTCAGACCCGTGGAAAAGGAGAAGGCCTTAGAGAAGAGAAAAGAGCTTGGTATCCCCCCAGACTGGAAGGTTTTTATAAACGTGGCAAACTGGAACCCAGAGCACAAGGGTCAGCCACTTCTGATAGAGGCCTTCTCAAGGCTGAACTGTCGTGACTGTATTCTCCTTCTCGTTGGTCTCCAGACGGATGACTACGCCCCGGAATACGCAAAAAGGTATGGGCTTGAGGGTAGACTTCTGGGGCTTGGCTTTAGAGAAGATGTGCCAGAGCTTATCAACATGGCAGATTTTTTTGTCTTTTCCTCCTATTTTGAAGGCGTTGCCGGTGCAGTCCTGCAGGCTATGGCATGCGGAAAGCTAGTAATATCAACTCTTGCTGGTGGTATAGCAGACTATGTTAAAGATGGTGAAAACGCTCTTGCAGTTCCTGTGGGGGACCTCCATGGGCTTGTGCAAAAGATGAGGCGTGCTCTTGGTCTGTCAAAAGAAGAATGTGAGAGTATTTCCAGAAGGGCAATAGAAACAGCCCGGGAGTATTCCATAGAGAAGACCGTTGACATGTATATTGAGCTATTCAGGGAGCTTCTGGGTATATCCTCAGCCCATCAAAGTAGTCCATAA
- a CDS encoding bifunctional phosphoglucose/phosphomannose isomerase — MDALRMLEEFPEQFRRVECKSIKPEEYSGIVFSGMGGSGIVGDFMRLFLRGDRPVVSLRGYDLPPFVKEGWLLVCTSYSGNTEETLSTLQEALKRGLKPVCVSSGGRLKEIAEREGLMHIPLPQGYPPRYALGFMLSALMCLFGMDESVERLREHLIRHREEIKSQAQDIARSMFTYIPIVYGTPLTEPVAFRWKTQINENSKTLCYNAFLPEMHHNEVVGLDNAQIRNLCTFTLLYDPMDNDRILKRVEITRQIFEDLGVVLKVLSGKGESLMERLLYLTYLGDWVSLYLAELYRQDPIPVRVIDFIKRSML, encoded by the coding sequence ATGGATGCCCTGAGAATGCTGGAGGAATTTCCAGAGCAGTTTAGAAGGGTAGAGTGTAAGAGCATCAAGCCTGAGGAATACAGTGGAATAGTCTTCAGCGGTATGGGAGGGTCAGGCATAGTGGGGGACTTCATGAGGCTTTTTCTGAGAGGAGACAGACCTGTAGTGTCCCTGAGGGGCTATGACCTCCCACCCTTCGTAAAAGAGGGCTGGCTTCTTGTCTGCACCAGCTACAGCGGAAACACAGAAGAGACCCTGAGCACACTCCAGGAAGCCCTGAAAAGGGGGCTAAAGCCAGTATGTGTAAGCTCTGGCGGAAGACTTAAAGAGATAGCAGAGAGGGAAGGGCTGATGCACATTCCACTGCCCCAGGGCTATCCACCGAGATATGCCCTTGGCTTTATGCTTTCAGCTCTCATGTGCCTTTTTGGCATGGATGAATCTGTGGAAAGGCTCAGGGAGCATCTTATCAGACACAGGGAAGAGATAAAGTCACAGGCTCAGGATATTGCCCGCTCCATGTTTACATACATCCCCATAGTTTACGGAACGCCTCTTACTGAACCTGTAGCCTTCCGCTGGAAAACGCAGATAAACGAGAACTCAAAGACCCTCTGCTACAACGCCTTTCTGCCAGAGATGCACCACAACGAGGTGGTAGGTCTTGACAATGCTCAGATAAGAAACCTCTGCACCTTTACCCTACTATATGACCCTATGGACAATGATAGGATTCTCAAAAGGGTTGAAATAACCCGTCAGATATTTGAAGACCTTGGCGTGGTTCTGAAAGTGTTGTCAGGAAAAGGGGAAAGCCTTATGGAAAGGCTTCTGTATCTCACATACCTCGGGGACTGGGTCAGCCTCTACCTTGCAGAGCTATACAGGCAGGACCCGATACCTGTCAGGGTCATAGATTTTATAAAAAGGAGCATGTTATAA
- a CDS encoding TerC family protein codes for MEIGWLVFGLVVLTALFLDLFVFHRHPHKISLKEALLLSAFWIALGLAFAGFVYYTRGYDRTVEYLTGYLLEKALSLDNIFVFILIFSYFKVPEEFRHKVLFWGVLGAIVFRAIFIFAGLELIKHFHWMVYIFGVILIISAIKLLTTEEKEFHPEHTLVYRIAKKIIPLRPHNGDGRFFIREGGKLYATPMFLALVFVESSDIMFAIDSVPAIIAISRDPFIVYTSNIFAILGLRSLYFAAAGVLPLFHYLHYGLSFILGFIGVKMLLSDIYKIPVEVSLLLIGSAIFVSVVASIIVKREEKSSE; via the coding sequence ATGGAAATAGGCTGGCTCGTATTTGGACTGGTGGTTCTTACTGCTCTGTTTCTTGACCTCTTTGTCTTTCACAGGCATCCCCACAAGATATCCCTCAAGGAAGCCCTTCTGCTCTCCGCCTTCTGGATAGCCCTGGGTCTTGCCTTTGCAGGCTTTGTCTATTACACGAGGGGATACGACAGGACTGTGGAGTATCTGACGGGCTATCTTCTTGAGAAGGCACTTAGCCTTGACAACATTTTTGTTTTTATACTCATCTTCTCCTACTTTAAAGTTCCCGAGGAATTCAGACACAAGGTGCTCTTCTGGGGAGTTTTAGGAGCCATCGTTTTCAGGGCCATATTCATCTTTGCAGGTCTTGAGCTCATAAAGCACTTCCACTGGATGGTCTACATATTTGGCGTCATACTCATCATCTCCGCCATAAAGCTTCTGACCACAGAAGAGAAGGAGTTTCATCCAGAGCACACCCTTGTCTACCGAATAGCAAAGAAGATAATCCCCCTCAGACCTCACAACGGAGATGGCAGGTTCTTCATAAGGGAGGGTGGAAAGCTCTACGCAACCCCTATGTTTCTTGCTCTTGTGTTTGTAGAGAGCTCGGATATCATGTTTGCCATAGACTCGGTGCCAGCCATAATCGCCATATCAAGAGACCCCTTTATAGTTTACACATCAAACATCTTTGCTATACTGGGGCTCAGGTCTCTTTACTTTGCGGCTGCGGGTGTGCTTCCGCTCTTTCACTACCTGCACTATGGACTCTCCTTTATCCTCGGCTTTATAGGTGTCAAGATGCTCCTTTCGGACATTTACAAGATACCGGTGGAAGTTTCTCTTCTTCTCATAGGCAGTGCAATTTTTGTTTCGGTAGTTGCCTCCATAATAGTCAAAAGGGAAGAAAAGTCTTCTGAATGA
- a CDS encoding ATP-dependent helicase — MERLNPSQERAVRHFGRPLLIVAGAGSGKTKTLAHKVEFLIREKGISPQRILAITFTNKAGKEIKERVKRVAGVELPWAGTFHSVALRLLKTKGKKVGISPGFGLLSEGDRNQFIKRLAHSMEIKPESFKSYMAHRLEDLREPYDQRLEPALQEYLRLLKEMNLLDFSTLMLYLRELLDKSPEVKEGFDFLLVDEFQDTNTVQYEIIRLFARENVCVVGDPNQCIYEWRYARPDNIIRFKEDFNPDVIKLEYNYRSAPHIIHVANAVLSSSSATWKELIPTLIPTRQEGEKPVVKRFEIEEEEAVWIATKIKGLLQSHRPSQIAILVRVGYITEPIERALSGMKVPYRIVGAVRFFERAEVRDALSFLKVLLNPQDRLSFSRALGVATRGIGEKTIEAIFQAGKGNCLAGSQLLLKSLPQAKAMELYSFLQRLSRLNKNLADYPQALEDFLRDLDFWEYLRESYKDAQEREENVKELLRYLRQKHSEGYGLQDLLEEVDFLSGQEEEEGSVKIMTIHASKGLEFDVVFLPRLEEGILPHEKVLESQEELEEELRLFYVAITRARDLLFMTYTKSSKPSRFLSYIPKNLLDLSAFAKKKTSYMPELRSVKTFRVGERVRHELFGEGVIVALEDSKAVVEFKRGRKSIHTAFLKPVV; from the coding sequence ATGGAAAGACTAAACCCATCCCAGGAAAGGGCAGTCAGGCACTTTGGGAGGCCTCTTCTCATCGTGGCGGGTGCGGGCTCTGGAAAAACAAAGACCCTTGCCCACAAGGTGGAGTTCCTCATAAGGGAAAAGGGCATAAGCCCCCAGAGGATACTGGCTATAACCTTTACCAACAAGGCGGGGAAGGAGATAAAGGAAAGGGTTAAAAGGGTGGCAGGAGTTGAGCTTCCCTGGGCTGGCACCTTTCATTCGGTGGCTCTGAGACTTTTAAAGACAAAGGGCAAAAAGGTGGGCATAAGCCCGGGCTTTGGTCTTCTTTCCGAAGGAGACAGGAACCAGTTTATAAAAAGGCTGGCTCATTCCATGGAAATAAAGCCAGAAAGTTTCAAATCTTACATGGCACATAGACTGGAAGACCTCAGAGAACCCTACGACCAGAGACTTGAGCCTGCCCTGCAGGAATACCTGAGGCTTTTAAAGGAGATGAACCTTCTGGACTTCAGCACCCTAATGCTTTATCTGAGGGAGCTTCTTGATAAAAGCCCAGAGGTAAAAGAAGGCTTTGATTTCTTGCTTGTGGACGAGTTTCAGGACACCAACACGGTGCAGTATGAGATAATAAGGCTCTTTGCAAGAGAGAACGTATGCGTTGTGGGAGACCCTAACCAGTGCATCTATGAATGGAGATATGCAAGACCTGACAACATAATCCGCTTCAAGGAGGACTTTAATCCTGATGTGATAAAACTTGAATACAACTACAGGTCCGCACCACACATAATCCATGTGGCAAACGCAGTTCTCTCTTCCTCCTCTGCCACGTGGAAAGAGCTGATACCGACCCTCATACCCACAAGGCAGGAAGGAGAAAAGCCCGTGGTAAAAAGGTTTGAAATAGAGGAAGAAGAGGCAGTATGGATAGCCACAAAGATAAAGGGGCTACTTCAGTCCCACAGACCATCCCAGATAGCCATACTGGTGAGAGTGGGCTACATAACAGAGCCCATTGAAAGGGCCCTGTCTGGGATGAAGGTTCCCTACAGAATAGTGGGTGCGGTGAGATTCTTTGAAAGGGCAGAAGTCAGGGACGCACTGAGTTTTTTAAAGGTCTTACTCAACCCACAGGACAGGCTCAGCTTCTCAAGGGCTCTGGGGGTTGCCACAAGGGGCATAGGGGAGAAGACCATTGAAGCTATCTTTCAGGCTGGTAAGGGCAACTGCCTTGCAGGGTCTCAGCTCCTTTTAAAAAGCCTTCCGCAGGCAAAGGCGATGGAGCTCTACAGCTTTCTCCAGAGACTCTCAAGGCTAAACAAAAATCTTGCAGACTATCCTCAGGCGCTGGAGGATTTTCTGAGAGATTTAGACTTCTGGGAGTATTTAAGAGAAAGCTACAAGGATGCACAGGAGAGAGAGGAAAACGTAAAGGAGCTTCTCAGATACCTCAGGCAGAAGCACTCGGAAGGCTACGGACTTCAGGATTTGCTGGAGGAGGTGGATTTTCTGAGCGGTCAGGAGGAAGAGGAGGGTTCTGTGAAGATAATGACCATACATGCCAGCAAGGGCCTTGAGTTTGATGTGGTTTTCCTGCCAAGGCTTGAGGAGGGAATACTCCCCCATGAGAAGGTTCTTGAAAGTCAGGAAGAGCTTGAAGAGGAACTGAGACTCTTTTACGTTGCCATAACCAGAGCAAGGGACCTTCTCTTTATGACCTACACAAAAAGCTCAAAGCCCAGCAGGTTTCTATCATACATCCCCAAAAACCTTCTTGACCTTTCCGCCTTTGCAAAGAAAAAAACCAGCTACATGCCCGAGCTCAGAAGCGTAAAAACCTTCAGGGTCGGGGAAAGGGTCAGGCACGAGCTTTTTGGCGAGGGGGTGATAGTTGCCCTTGAGGACTCAAAGGCGGTGGTGGAATTCAAAAGGGGCAGGAAGAGCATACACACAGCCTTTCTGAAGCCCGTGGTATAA
- a CDS encoding SH3 domain-containing protein produces the protein MIFLLLMLFLSLSFALQVEAINRQSHALIDYMKRIEEFPQVLEGRQLREWLTEDRLPEGRLFINGRELKDEDIKSLMGNMNLEAVEEILFVRFGWTLRRSNMRMYPSNAVIHRGNPKIDYNQYTLLEPLTPLAILHKSRDGNWLYVHAPYMRGWVRREDVLLIEREKLMKVLRLPFLVVSRGGVEVEGIFFGLGSKLYYEEKVGDRYRVLLPDMRRVWIEKHEGLEEGYLSFREDRVRSILESLLGTAYDWGGKEGRWDCSSLVQSLYAVFGLELPRNSSQQAQIGRLVAAGFKSYEELKETLRRMPPFRTLLFMKGHVMVYGGFQEGEPVLYHAVHRLRREDGSEWQINSVYKNLLERDSLRNIYRLIVAVRVLD, from the coding sequence ATGATATTCCTCCTCCTTATGCTTTTTTTGAGCCTTTCTTTTGCCCTGCAGGTGGAAGCCATAAACAGGCAATCCCACGCTCTCATTGATTATATGAAAAGGATTGAGGAATTCCCCCAGGTGCTGGAGGGTAGGCAGCTCAGGGAATGGCTCACAGAGGACAGACTACCAGAAGGAAGGCTTTTTATAAACGGCAGAGAGCTAAAGGATGAAGACATCAAATCCCTGATGGGAAACATGAATCTGGAGGCAGTTGAAGAAATCCTTTTTGTCAGGTTTGGCTGGACTCTCAGAAGAAGCAACATGCGCATGTATCCCAGCAATGCGGTCATCCACAGAGGAAATCCCAAGATTGATTACAACCAGTATACCCTTCTTGAACCCCTCACTCCTCTGGCAATTCTTCACAAATCAAGAGACGGAAACTGGCTCTATGTGCATGCTCCCTACATGAGAGGATGGGTCAGAAGGGAGGATGTGCTTCTGATAGAAAGAGAAAAACTTATGAAAGTGCTCAGACTGCCTTTTCTTGTTGTGTCAAGGGGTGGGGTGGAGGTTGAGGGTATCTTCTTTGGTCTTGGTTCAAAGCTCTACTACGAAGAGAAAGTGGGGGACAGATACAGGGTGCTTCTTCCAGATATGAGAAGGGTCTGGATTGAAAAACACGAGGGGCTTGAGGAGGGCTATTTGAGCTTCAGAGAGGATAGGGTAAGGTCAATACTTGAAAGCCTTCTTGGCACCGCCTACGACTGGGGAGGCAAGGAGGGAAGATGGGACTGCTCTTCTCTGGTGCAGAGCCTCTATGCAGTTTTTGGTCTTGAGCTTCCCAGAAACTCCTCCCAGCAGGCTCAGATAGGCAGGCTTGTGGCTGCAGGCTTTAAAAGCTACGAAGAACTTAAGGAGACTCTTAGAAGAATGCCTCCCTTCAGGACGCTTCTTTTTATGAAGGGTCATGTTATGGTATACGGAGGATTTCAAGAGGGTGAACCAGTGCTGTATCATGCAGTGCACAGACTGAGAAGAGAAGATGGTTCAGAATGGCAAATAAACTCGGTGTATAAAAACCTGTTGGAAAGGGACAGTCTGAGAAACATATATCGGTTGATAGTAGCGGTCAGAGTGCTTGATTAG